The following are encoded together in the Bacteroidetes bacterium SB0662_bin_6 genome:
- a CDS encoding N-6 DNA methylase — protein sequence MPLFHPRIISRITENAPEELPEEHAEVIQNWAATIESRAIHRQSEVAVHGHFTQRILIGVLGYTGFDDREEWTLQPECSVGVDRKAVDVALGHFTDDERHIVAPFELKSARLRDLDAIMPGRNKTPVQQAWEYAMDAPGARWVLVSNYVEVRLYAVGYGRALYESWNLQELTDPKEYARFHTLLCAANLLGGHTLQLLQESEAVQEEITNALYGDYRQVRVTLFRQLREAHPDKTPRQILRLAQTILDRIIFVAFAEDTGLLPPNVLEQTFTQHNPFAPVPVWQNFLGLFRAIDEGQILEVGGARIEIPAYNGGLFRQSQEIAELQVSDEICEAFRAIGRYEFKTEVSVEVLGHILEQSITDLEELSAAEDYEDFDQRLSRRRTEGVYYTPAFVTRYMIEQTLGEVLENKKQELGQGELPELTDDDYASIQFIQRGKNKGQVRYNAQIGRHVEFWGRYKDALSEIKLLDPACGSGAFLIAAFDYLLNEGNLVNAELANLVAGQHELFRWDTHILEHNLFGVDINSESVEITKLSLWLKTANPRQPLTYLDDNIRVGNSVVDAAALAPRDAFDWSDFAGGEFDVVVTNPPYVSALELSRHAGKETKDYWKKKFAAASGAYDLYILFMELSLTLVREDGFVGLITPNKYLAAPYGVGIRNLIRDMAQLCGVLNLSADRVFQDPSVYPIVSILHKSDNRDDVTAYAERDADTGRVETIRELEASELDALPNRMFSLILSEYSDELSTVLAKCSRLVDIAKVNATSTAGEADTLSQVVIEHEIGATPMINTGTIDRYMSYWGIQPLTAQRRIFTRPAVRLGDVDLSDHRRSIYAAPKIIFAKMALRPEAVFDAAGELCSINTNCVYESELPLEFLAGILNSKAMAFIYDQFFGSLRMSGGYLQFQSPQLRALPIPVAEPDTVQSIVDQVQTIQTISDQIAEIKRNLVGLLVADFGLDGTTKKIGNFEALSWRQFCAELKKYEIEIVGAAREDWFERFEQRKAEILALQEAQVAADCELDKQVYGVFGFNDNLIATIEEQVPND from the coding sequence GTGCCACTATTTCATCCTCGCATCATTAGCCGGATAACCGAGAACGCTCCTGAGGAGTTACCGGAAGAGCACGCCGAGGTCATCCAAAATTGGGCTGCAACGATCGAGTCCCGGGCGATTCATCGGCAATCTGAGGTCGCAGTCCACGGGCATTTCACTCAACGCATCCTGATTGGAGTGCTCGGCTATACCGGGTTTGATGACCGCGAGGAATGGACGCTACAACCAGAGTGCTCCGTCGGCGTCGATCGTAAAGCAGTCGATGTAGCCCTCGGGCATTTCACGGATGACGAACGCCATATCGTTGCACCGTTCGAGCTAAAGTCGGCAAGGCTGCGCGATCTCGACGCAATAATGCCGGGCCGAAACAAGACGCCGGTTCAGCAGGCTTGGGAATACGCGATGGACGCGCCGGGTGCACGCTGGGTGCTCGTAAGTAACTACGTCGAGGTCCGTTTGTACGCTGTTGGATATGGCCGAGCCTTATACGAGAGCTGGAACCTCCAGGAGCTTACTGATCCGAAAGAATACGCTCGTTTTCACACGCTGCTTTGCGCAGCGAATCTGCTGGGCGGGCACACGCTGCAACTCCTCCAGGAAAGTGAGGCTGTTCAAGAGGAGATTACGAACGCGCTCTACGGCGACTACCGGCAGGTGCGCGTAACGCTGTTTCGCCAATTGCGGGAAGCGCACCCGGATAAGACGCCCAGACAAATCCTACGTCTTGCACAGACAATTCTCGATCGAATAATTTTCGTTGCCTTCGCGGAGGACACAGGATTGCTTCCGCCGAATGTGCTTGAGCAAACCTTCACCCAGCACAATCCGTTCGCACCCGTTCCCGTATGGCAGAACTTTCTTGGACTGTTCCGAGCCATTGACGAAGGGCAGATACTGGAAGTTGGCGGTGCCCGGATTGAGATTCCCGCATACAACGGCGGTTTGTTCCGGCAGTCCCAAGAGATCGCCGAACTTCAAGTAAGCGATGAGATTTGTGAGGCGTTTAGGGCAATCGGGCGCTACGAGTTCAAGACTGAAGTCAGCGTAGAGGTGCTTGGCCACATTCTCGAACAGTCGATAACGGATCTCGAAGAACTGTCGGCTGCCGAGGATTATGAAGATTTTGACCAACGCCTGAGCCGCAGGCGAACCGAAGGCGTCTATTACACTCCCGCATTCGTTACTCGATACATGATTGAACAGACGCTTGGCGAGGTGTTGGAAAACAAAAAGCAAGAACTCGGGCAGGGCGAGCTTCCGGAATTGACGGACGATGACTATGCGTCAATCCAATTCATCCAGCGTGGAAAGAACAAGGGACAGGTTCGGTACAACGCACAGATCGGCAGGCATGTCGAGTTTTGGGGCCGATACAAGGATGCGCTTTCAGAGATTAAATTGCTCGATCCAGCGTGCGGGTCTGGAGCGTTTCTAATCGCTGCGTTCGACTACCTGCTGAACGAAGGCAACCTGGTCAACGCGGAACTCGCAAATCTCGTTGCAGGGCAGCACGAGTTATTCCGATGGGACACGCATATCCTCGAGCACAATCTGTTCGGTGTCGATATCAATTCCGAGTCTGTCGAAATAACGAAGCTGAGCCTGTGGCTCAAGACCGCGAATCCCCGCCAACCGCTTACCTATCTCGATGACAATATTCGAGTCGGCAATTCCGTTGTTGACGCTGCGGCGCTTGCTCCCAGAGATGCCTTCGATTGGTCAGATTTTGCCGGTGGTGAGTTTGACGTTGTAGTTACGAATCCACCGTACGTCAGCGCTCTTGAGCTTTCGAGGCACGCAGGCAAAGAGACGAAGGATTATTGGAAGAAGAAGTTTGCCGCGGCGAGCGGCGCTTACGACCTCTATATCCTGTTCATGGAACTTTCTCTCACTCTTGTACGTGAGGATGGCTTCGTGGGGCTGATTACGCCGAACAAGTATCTTGCTGCGCCCTACGGTGTTGGAATCCGAAACCTGATACGCGATATGGCTCAGCTTTGCGGCGTGCTGAACTTGTCGGCAGACCGCGTGTTTCAGGACCCGTCTGTCTATCCAATCGTATCAATCCTGCACAAATCCGATAACCGAGATGATGTGACAGCCTACGCGGAACGTGATGCCGACACGGGGCGCGTTGAGACAATCCGGGAACTTGAAGCAAGTGAGCTCGACGCCCTGCCTAATCGCATGTTCTCTCTAATTCTTTCGGAATACAGTGATGAACTGTCAACTGTGCTCGCCAAGTGTTCGCGCCTGGTAGACATTGCCAAGGTCAATGCAACCTCCACGGCCGGTGAAGCCGACACGCTTTCCCAAGTAGTTATCGAGCACGAGATCGGTGCAACCCCGATGATTAACACCGGCACGATTGACCGCTATATGTCGTACTGGGGGATTCAGCCATTAACGGCGCAGCGCCGCATATTCACGAGGCCAGCAGTCCGCCTGGGCGATGTCGATCTATCGGATCATCGGCGCAGCATATATGCCGCACCAAAGATCATATTCGCCAAAATGGCACTGCGGCCCGAAGCGGTTTTTGACGCTGCTGGAGAGCTTTGCTCGATCAATACCAATTGCGTTTACGAGTCGGAACTACCTCTGGAATTCTTGGCAGGCATTTTGAATTCGAAGGCAATGGCGTTCATTTACGATCAATTCTTTGGGTCGCTGCGTATGAGCGGCGGCTATCTGCAATTTCAGTCACCGCAACTGCGGGCGCTGCCAATCCCTGTGGCCGAGCCTGATACTGTGCAATCCATCGTCGATCAAGTACAGACGATACAAACCATTTCAGACCAGATTGCCGAAATCAAGCGGAACCTCGTTGGACTGCTTGTCGCAGACTTTGGACTGGATGGAACGACCAAAAAAATTGGCAACTTCGAGGCACTGAGCTGGCGGCAGTTCTGTGCCGAGTTGAAGAAGTACGAGATTGAGATTGTTGGTGCAGCCAGAGAAGATTGGTTCGAACGATTTGAACAAAGGAAAGCGGAGATTCTTGCACTACAGGAAGCGCAGGTGGCAGCCGATTGCGAACTTGATAAACAGGTATATGGCGTATTCGGGTTCAACGACAATCTCATAGCTACAATCGAAGAACAAGTTCCGAACGATTAA